The proteins below come from a single Gimesia alba genomic window:
- a CDS encoding tetratricopeptide repeat protein → MVEIQEQLKTALSHHQSGELDQAETIYQSVLKSDGQNWEAMYYLGTLQLQRGDLDQSITNFLKVTQLQPELPDVHNNLGVAYHAAGKWQESGQSFEQALRINPHYERAYFNLGSLLESRGLFTEAVKCYRKSYDLNRENLETYQKVADVLKLAGDWAEAAAIYRELLEKVPEDFNLAMKLAYVLVLQRQYRDAIQLYESMLETHPEHYQILVSLSYAYESMGNIEAAIQSAERSIQAAPVQPEGYNNLGNALKLKHDVEGACENFKKALSLRPDFAMAEFNLATTYMLNGDLAAGWRGYERRADIGPAPRIVFSGPRWQGEPLAGKTIFLWCEQGFGDTFLFVRFAMELKRKGAAKVLLLCQTELAALLRSIPEIDQILIEGDEIPEHDYQSALLSVPLFLETTQETIPVDVPFVVPPVERQQSWHDFLSGYAGKKIGLNWSGNLNFPKDEFRSIPLETFLPLGELPGVQLVSLQQVNGLDQIEALQASWNLLQPGAEYGAETGNFTEVAALIQNLDLVITSDTAVAHLAGCLGVPVWILVSQLPEWRWLLDRTDSPWYPTARLFRQTQLGEWEPVIAEVKAALEA, encoded by the coding sequence GAAGCCATGTACTATCTGGGCACGCTGCAATTGCAGCGCGGGGATCTGGATCAGAGCATCACCAATTTTCTCAAAGTCACTCAGTTACAGCCCGAGTTGCCAGACGTACACAATAATTTAGGCGTTGCTTACCATGCTGCCGGCAAGTGGCAGGAGTCGGGCCAGTCGTTTGAGCAGGCACTGCGGATCAATCCTCATTATGAGCGTGCTTATTTCAACCTGGGTTCATTATTAGAGAGCCGCGGTTTATTCACCGAAGCGGTCAAGTGCTATCGAAAATCGTATGACTTAAACAGAGAGAACCTGGAAACGTATCAGAAGGTCGCCGACGTGCTCAAGTTGGCAGGAGACTGGGCAGAGGCGGCAGCAATCTATCGAGAATTGTTGGAAAAAGTCCCCGAGGATTTTAATCTGGCGATGAAACTGGCTTACGTGCTGGTATTGCAACGCCAGTATCGCGACGCGATTCAATTATATGAGTCGATGTTAGAGACGCATCCGGAACATTATCAGATCCTGGTGAGTCTGAGCTATGCGTATGAATCGATGGGAAATATCGAAGCTGCCATTCAGTCTGCCGAACGCTCGATTCAAGCGGCGCCGGTCCAGCCCGAAGGATATAACAATCTGGGGAATGCGCTCAAATTGAAGCATGATGTTGAAGGAGCCTGCGAAAATTTCAAGAAAGCGCTCAGCCTGCGTCCCGACTTTGCGATGGCGGAGTTCAATCTGGCGACAACCTATATGTTGAATGGGGATCTGGCAGCTGGCTGGCGGGGCTATGAACGACGAGCCGATATTGGACCGGCACCACGCATTGTATTTTCGGGACCACGCTGGCAGGGAGAGCCCTTAGCCGGAAAAACGATTTTTCTCTGGTGCGAACAGGGATTTGGAGACACGTTTTTGTTTGTGCGGTTTGCGATGGAATTGAAGCGAAAGGGAGCCGCGAAGGTGCTGTTGCTCTGTCAGACCGAGCTTGCGGCGCTGCTGCGATCGATTCCCGAGATCGACCAGATTCTGATTGAGGGAGATGAAATTCCCGAGCATGACTATCAGTCGGCGTTATTGAGCGTTCCCCTTTTTCTGGAAACCACTCAGGAAACGATTCCCGTCGATGTGCCCTTTGTTGTGCCCCCCGTTGAGCGGCAGCAGTCTTGGCATGATTTCCTGTCTGGTTATGCGGGCAAGAAGATTGGTTTGAACTGGAGCGGCAATCTCAATTTTCCCAAGGATGAGTTTCGCTCGATACCATTAGAGACGTTTTTGCCTTTAGGTGAACTTCCGGGCGTACAACTTGTCAGCCTGCAGCAGGTCAATGGACTGGACCAGATTGAGGCTCTACAGGCATCCTGGAACCTGTTGCAGCCCGGGGCAGAGTACGGGGCCGAAACTGGTAACTTTACCGAGGTCGCTGCTTTGATTCAAAATCTGGATCTTGTGATTACCAGTGATACGGCGGTGGCGCATCTGGCTGGTTGTTTAGGTGTTCCAGTTTGGATTCTGGTCTCTCAGCTGCCTGAATGGCGGTGGCTGCTCGACCGAACAGACAGTCCCTGGTATCCGACGGCCCGCCTGTTTCGGCAGACACAACTGGGAGAATGGGAGCCTGTGATTGCAGAAGTGAAAGCAGCTTTGGAAGCATGA